Within Bacteroidales bacterium, the genomic segment TTGTATATGAAATATTGTCAATTGTTCTGTATGATAATCCGCATGAACATACAGCATTTTTGTTGGGAATTACTTCTATGCCAGTGTTGTAGCGTATAAGGGATGGTTTGTTTGTGTGGAGTGGTGTTACAACCAGTTGACCACGTCCGTTGGTTACTGCAACGCCGCTTGAATTGACTATTTCGTGGTACGCCACAGGTTCGAACAGATGATAGTGTTTGTACCGACATGTAGCAATTATAGAACCATATTGTGGGTCTGTTATCAATCGAACTAAGGGAACGCTAAAGGTCTCTTTTAATAGATTAAGTGCACCGACTGTAAAATCGTGGTTAAATGCTATTATTAATCTAGGTGTCGGTGTTTGACACTTATTATAATGTATGTAAAAAGCAAGTTGCGCAAGTATAGCTGGGCGTGCAGCTAAAACATAGTTTCTATGTTTATTTAATTGCCTGATCAATTCTCCAAAATCTTGTGGATAATTTAGAATTCTGCTGCTTTTTGTGAAACCGCTATCTTTAATTCTACCTTTGTTTGGTGTTATCCATATTACCTTACTGTTGCTGCAACGATGCCATGCTAAGATACGCCGAAGTGCCGCAGACATCACCGATTTACGATACTTTAAAGGATTGTGTTTCTCGTCTGCGTAAATGTTTTGTGTTATTGGAATTGCTTCTATCTCTTCTAATCCTCTGAATTTGTACCACTTAATATTAAGAGATTTGAGAGCAGATAGTAAAATCTTATTGTTTTTAGCTTTTTTTTGAAGTAAATACTTTAGTTTATGATTGAGAAAACTGTAGATTTCAGGTCTAAGCAGTTTTTCTATTTTTTTTAATTTGACGTTCAGACTTTTGTGTTGAAAAATGAAAGCCATAAAAAAGTTGGTTTAAATACCAAGATTACATTTTCTGCAAAAATAGTGTTTTGAATTGTTTTAGCTTCATTTTTAAATCACAAAAAACATATTTATGTTTAGTTGATTTTAAAATATAAAAATGCTAAACATTGAATCGATAACAATGTCTTTATTCACAATAGCTTATTTAGTTAATCTGTTTTTCGATTTAGATTTTTTTGAGTGGTTAAACGCTATTTGACTTTAAAGTTTTCAGGATATTCTCTAAAGAACTTTGTCTTTTGCTGATATGCCTCTGAGAGTAAAACCAAATCAGATTCATTGTGCCAATTGGCAATAATGGTAAAGCTTGTGGGAAGATTTTCATCGTTGAAGCCATTGGGTACTAATATTGCAGGATGTCCGGTTAAGTTGGTCATTAATAACTGATTACCTCCAAAAGACGTGGTTATAATAACGTCAACACTTTTGAAAATTTCTGCAAAAGCGTCAATTAAATTCTGACGTATTCTTTGGGCTTGTATATATTCAACGGCGGGAATAAATCGTGCCATTCTGAAAGCGTTGGGCCACGCTCTTGCGTGTTGTAGAACCATCATATCGTCTTTGTTTGAGAGCGTTATGTCGCTAAACGCAGCTGCTGCTTCTGCATCTAAAATTATTGATAATGCGTCGGCAGGAATATCCTTTGGCAGTTCAACAGGAATAAGGTCTATTCCTAATGAAATCAGCTCATTAAGTGCTATGCTGTCGTTCATTTTGTTGTGATAACTATCTTCAAACAGCTCTTTAAAGTAGCCTACGCGAAGGGTTTTGATGTCCTTTTTAGCATTATAGTTGAACGCTATGTTTTGTGAGGCTGGGTCTTTGCTATCAAAGCCGTTAATAGCTTCAAGTACAATTGCGCAATCCTGTGCCGAACGGCAGATAGGTCCGAGTTTGTCCATGCTCCATGATAGAGTCATGGCTCCGTAGCGACTAACGCGACCAAACGTTGGACGTAATCCTGTAACCCCGCAAATTGTTGACGGAGAGATAATTGAACCCCACGTTTCAGAACCAATTGAAAATGCCACAAGTCCGGCTGCAGTTGCACTTGCCGAGCCAGCTGATGAGCCACTTGAGCCACGCTCAGTATTCCATGGATTTCTTGTTTTTCCTCCAAACCAAACATCGCCCATTGCAAATTCGCCCAATGATAGCTTTGCAACTAATATTGCTCCTGCATTGTCTAATTTATCAATTACAGTTGCTGTGTTTTCAGCTATCTGGTCTTTATAAATCGGCGAACCCCAAGTAACAGGATAGCCTTCTAAAGCCAACATATCTTTCACTCCATATGGAATACCATGTAAAATTCCTTTGTAATTTCCGTTTGAGATTTCTTCGTCAACAATGGCAGCTTGTTGTAGTGCACGTTCTTCTAGCAGTGTTACAACACATTTTAGCTCCTTGTCGTACCTTTTTATCCTGTCTAAATAGATTTTAGTTAACTCGGTGGCTGTTATTTTGCGCTCTTTTATCAGTGATGATAGTTCTGAAACAGTATAGAAACAGAGCTCTTCACGATTTTCAGGTAGTGTTAAATTTTTGGGAATATTGTAATTATTGGTTTTTTTCTGCACCTCTTGCATATAACCAAACGGAATAGGGTTAAATATAGCGGTGGGAGCGAGGGAGTTAGGAATTTCGTATGAGTGAATTTTCTCGTACATCTGTTTTG encodes:
- a CDS encoding amidase, whose protein sequence is MKTKNLLLTILVLILILSVAINISQWKSSNSFNHKIEMAESLFNLSFTKNERDSMVSGLTEAKQMYEKIHSYEIPNSLAPTAIFNPIPFGYMQEVQKKTNNYNIPKNLTLPENREELCFYTVSELSSLIKERKITATELTKIYLDRIKRYDKELKCVVTLLEERALQQAAIVDEEISNGNYKGILHGIPYGVKDMLALEGYPVTWGSPIYKDQIAENTATVIDKLDNAGAILVAKLSLGEFAMGDVWFGGKTRNPWNTERGSSGSSAGSASATAAGLVAFSIGSETWGSIISPSTICGVTGLRPTFGRVSRYGAMTLSWSMDKLGPICRSAQDCAIVLEAINGFDSKDPASQNIAFNYNAKKDIKTLRVGYFKELFEDSYHNKMNDSIALNELISLGIDLIPVELPKDIPADALSIILDAEAAAAFSDITLSNKDDMMVLQHARAWPNAFRMARFIPAVEYIQAQRIRQNLIDAFAEIFKSVDVIITTSFGGNQLLMTNLTGHPAILVPNGFNDENLPTSFTIIANWHNESDLVLLSEAYQQKTKFFREYPENFKVK